A single window of Mycobacterium sp. ITM-2016-00318 DNA harbors:
- a CDS encoding helix-turn-helix transcriptional regulator, which yields MGSGEDADARMDRAFMALADPVRRAMVARLSRGPATVNELAEPFDITKQAVSKHIQVLEQAGLVTRTRDAQRRPVHLDAAALEGLTAWIDRYRLEAERSYRRLDVLLAHMTDTTEKGKKR from the coding sequence ATGGGGAGTGGCGAGGATGCCGACGCGCGAATGGATCGCGCCTTCATGGCGTTGGCCGACCCGGTTCGGCGAGCCATGGTCGCGCGCCTGTCCCGTGGTCCGGCGACGGTCAACGAACTCGCCGAGCCGTTCGACATCACCAAACAGGCGGTGTCCAAACACATTCAGGTGCTCGAGCAGGCGGGTCTGGTCACCAGGACCCGCGATGCACAGCGCAGGCCCGTCCATCTCGACGCGGCCGCACTCGAAGGGCTGACCGCATGGATCGACCGATATCGGCTCGAAGCCGAACGCAGCTACCGCCGGCTGGACGTCCTGCTGGCTCACATGACCGACACCACCGAGAAGGGAAAGAAACGATGA